A region from the Enterococcus faecium genome encodes:
- a CDS encoding replication initiator protein A encodes MTDFNFFKADRVYNELFYQFPKVFIVSDEYKKMKDSTKIAYMLLKARLEIAISKRQIDEEGNVYFTYTTNELCSVLNCQKQKAIAIKKELESFGLLLQKQMGFNKQLGKNNPNRLYLAELKVSENDIYLLEKFDRENRENVDKSEGMKIIPTLDEKSDAESLGAQEGMKIIPCQNVDKSEGMKIIPELNNNILDTNRHNIDTEKDRLQDQLLLDNFETIMTNDSIATFVPERVLNLIKTFSSSYSEAQKTVQTIHNAKKKAEIESGISIVFEELDSYYVNAEQELYTTLLKAYQKLKTEKVENIQNLIFVYVKNWFIEKPIAAKVSSEKRLNYESSPSTITKDWLE; translated from the coding sequence ATGACTGATTTTAATTTTTTTAAGGCGGATAGAGTTTACAACGAATTATTTTATCAATTTCCAAAAGTCTTTATTGTTTCTGACGAATACAAAAAAATGAAAGATTCAACTAAGATTGCCTATATGCTTTTAAAAGCAAGATTAGAGATCGCAATCAGCAAACGGCAAATCGATGAAGAAGGTAATGTTTATTTTACTTATACGACAAATGAACTATGTAGCGTATTAAACTGCCAAAAACAAAAAGCGATAGCAATCAAAAAAGAGTTGGAATCCTTTGGTTTATTATTACAAAAGCAGATGGGATTTAACAAACAGTTAGGGAAAAATAATCCTAATAGACTATATCTAGCAGAATTAAAAGTCTCAGAAAATGATATCTACTTACTCGAAAAATTTGATAGAGAGAATAGGGAAAACGTTGATAAATCAGAGGGTATGAAAATCATACCCACCCTCGACGAAAAATCAGACGCTGAATCCCTTGGGGCTCAAGAGGGTATGAAAATCATACCGTGCCAAAACGTTGATAAATCAGAGGGTATGAAAATCATACCAGAACTTAATAATAATATATTAGACACTAATAGACACAATATAGACACTGAAAAAGACCGCCTACAAGATCAATTGTTGTTAGACAATTTTGAGACAATTATGACAAACGACAGCATTGCTACGTTTGTCCCTGAACGAGTATTAAATTTGATAAAAACATTTTCTTCAAGTTACAGTGAAGCTCAAAAAACCGTCCAGACTATTCATAATGCAAAGAAAAAAGCTGAAATAGAAAGTGGTATTTCGATAGTTTTTGAAGAACTCGATAGTTATTATGTCAATGCAGAACAAGAATTATACACGACACTGTTAAAAGCCTATCAAAAATTAAAAACCGAAAAAGTCGAAAATATCCAGAACCTGATTTTTGTCTATGTAAAAAATTGGTTTATCGAAAAACCAATAGCTGCTAAAGTATCAAGTGAAAAACGTTTGAATTATGAAAGCTCCCCAAGCACTATTACGAAAGACTGGTTAGAGTGA
- a CDS encoding class II D-tagatose-bisphosphate aldolase non-catalytic subunit, which produces MEKLPIKTVVEGLLDLQATGESATLLGIGPMSKNCVQATLELSKEDDYPVMFIASRNQVDADELGGGYVNGWNQFTFAKAVEEVAEDIGYDNLYYLCRDHGGPWQRDKERNDHLPTEKAMELGKKSYVADIEAGFDLLMIDPTKDPFEVGKVIPLDTVLERTVDLIDFCEKERKARKLPEIGYEVGTEETNGGLTSTETYETFILKLKEELEKRDLPMPTFIVGQTGTLTRKTEQVGTFNFKNAYDLAQMAKRYGVGLKEHNGDYLDDVTLLEHIPSSITATNVAPQYGTEETRAYLNLAAVEAKLVEYGLVKDASNTRDVLLEHAIKSERWRKWMVGEQKELTVSQIMDQNDAQLQAEILDIAGHYTFNDDEVKAEIEKMYANLKMHNIDGQRYVVDHIKRPIRDYAECYNLKGVTTRIKNNAK; this is translated from the coding sequence ATGGAAAAGTTACCGATCAAAACAGTCGTAGAAGGGTTATTAGATTTGCAAGCAACTGGTGAGAGCGCTACATTGCTTGGGATTGGACCAATGTCAAAAAATTGTGTCCAAGCCACCCTTGAGTTATCTAAAGAAGACGATTATCCTGTCATGTTTATTGCTAGTCGTAATCAAGTAGATGCTGATGAGCTAGGGGGCGGATATGTAAATGGCTGGAATCAATTTACTTTTGCGAAAGCTGTTGAAGAAGTAGCCGAAGACATCGGATATGACAATCTTTATTACTTATGTCGAGATCATGGCGGACCTTGGCAACGTGACAAAGAGCGTAATGATCATCTACCAACTGAAAAAGCGATGGAACTAGGTAAGAAATCTTATGTAGCAGATATAGAAGCTGGTTTTGATCTGCTAATGATTGATCCTACAAAAGATCCCTTTGAAGTCGGTAAAGTAATCCCATTAGACACGGTACTCGAACGTACAGTTGATTTGATTGACTTCTGTGAAAAGGAACGTAAAGCCCGTAAGTTACCAGAAATTGGTTATGAAGTAGGGACAGAGGAAACAAATGGTGGGTTAACATCCACTGAAACCTATGAAACATTTATTTTAAAATTGAAAGAAGAGTTAGAAAAACGGGACTTACCAATGCCAACTTTTATTGTTGGACAAACGGGAACATTGACGCGTAAGACAGAACAAGTAGGTACTTTCAATTTCAAAAATGCTTATGATTTAGCTCAAATGGCTAAAAGATACGGGGTAGGTTTGAAAGAACATAATGGAGATTATTTAGATGATGTCACTTTATTAGAACACATTCCTTCATCCATCACTGCGACTAATGTGGCGCCACAGTACGGCACCGAAGAAACACGTGCTTATTTAAATCTTGCTGCTGTCGAAGCAAAGTTAGTGGAATATGGGTTGGTTAAAGATGCTTCTAATACGCGTGATGTATTGCTTGAACATGCCATTAAGAGTGAGCGTTGGAGAAAATGGATGGTTGGCGAACAAAAAGAATTGACGGTTAGTCAAATCATGGATCAAAATGATGCACAACTCCAAGCAGAAATTTTAGATATTGCTGGTCACTATACTTTCAACGATGACGAAGTAAAAGCTGAAATCGAAAAAATGTATGCAAACCTTAAAATGCACAATATTGATGGTCAGCGTTATGTAGTCGATCATATTAAACGCCCAATTCGGGATTATGCAGAATGTTACAATTTGAAGGGTGTTACAACACGTATCAAAAATAATGCTAAATAG
- the fsa gene encoding fructose-6-phosphate aldolase, with translation MKFFLDTANVDEIKKINSLGLVDGVTTNPTIISKEGRDFEEVIKEICSIVTGPVSAEVIGLTAEEMITEARELAKWADNVVVKIPMTEEGLKAVNVLSKKGIKTNVTLIFTFSQGLLAMKSGATFISPFIGRLEDIGTDAYELIAKLRQAIDFYGFDTEIISASIRNLHHVESVAHLGSHIATIPSSLFLSLWSHPLTDKGIATFLKDWEAFKK, from the coding sequence ATGAAATTTTTTCTAGATACTGCAAATGTAGATGAGATTAAAAAAATTAATTCATTAGGTTTAGTTGATGGTGTTACCACGAACCCGACAATTATTTCTAAAGAAGGTCGAGACTTTGAAGAGGTAATTAAAGAGATATGTTCGATTGTCACTGGTCCTGTCAGCGCTGAAGTAATCGGTTTAACAGCTGAAGAAATGATCACTGAAGCAAGAGAACTTGCAAAGTGGGCGGATAATGTCGTTGTGAAGATTCCTATGACAGAAGAAGGCTTAAAAGCAGTCAATGTCTTGTCAAAAAAAGGTATTAAGACAAATGTGACACTGATTTTTACTTTTTCTCAAGGACTATTAGCGATGAAGTCTGGTGCAACCTTCATCAGTCCATTTATTGGCAGACTTGAAGATATTGGCACAGATGCATACGAGCTGATTGCAAAGCTAAGACAAGCAATCGATTTTTATGGCTTCGATACTGAGATTATTTCGGCCAGTATTAGAAATTTGCATCATGTGGAATCGGTAGCTCATTTAGGATCCCACATTGCAACTATCCCGAGTAGTCTTTTTCTTAGTCTTTGGTCACATCCTCTTACGGATAAAGGCATTGCCACCTTCTTAAAAGATTGGGAAGCATTTAAAAAATAA
- a CDS encoding type II toxin-antitoxin system RelE/ParE family toxin: MAYEIVPSKHVIKYLKKLKEKPLKEKFLNLIYDEIAIDPYKGEQKTGDLSGIWSSGFKYAGTTYRVAYEIIENKVIPVLLCGTHENFYEQLKKLI; encoded by the coding sequence TTGGCTTATGAAATCGTTCCTTCAAAACATGTCATTAAGTATTTAAAAAAGCTAAAAGAGAAGCCATTGAAAGAAAAATTTTTGAATTTAATTTATGATGAAATTGCGATTGATCCATATAAGGGTGAACAAAAAACTGGGGATTTATCAGGTATTTGGTCTAGTGGGTTCAAATATGCGGGCACAACATATAGAGTAGCTTACGAGATTATAGAAAACAAGGTTATTCCAGTATTGTTATGTGGAACGCATGAAAACTTTTATGAACAGTTGAAAAAATTAATCTAG
- a CDS encoding PTS fructose transporter subunit IIC produces MKKENKIFKDLQKAFNTGVSFMLPSVVVGGIFLAVALATGKATDAGMEIANPFMQNLNDLGAAGFAMMIPLLSGYIANSLAGKPGLVPGMILGFVANNPIGEGQVKTGFLGAMIMGVAAGYFVRWCKTWKVPSTIKTIMPILIVPVVTTFVLGMFYIYVISVPIGLAMDWLVKVLGQMQGGSALILGLILGAMTAVDMGGPINKTATAFTLALMAEGVYGPNGAHRIACAIPPLAMAISTFIDQKKYTAEDKDLGISAFFMSLIGITEGAIPFAAKDIKRVLPAIIIGSAVGGAMGMATGVEALVPHGGFIILPVVNGKLWYALSIIVGAAISAGILHFTKPSLVDEKRKKKEENTEQVEVAK; encoded by the coding sequence ATGAAAAAAGAGAATAAAATTTTTAAAGACTTACAAAAAGCCTTTAATACAGGGGTTTCTTTTATGTTGCCATCAGTTGTTGTCGGGGGGATCTTTCTGGCAGTCGCTTTAGCTACCGGGAAAGCAACTGATGCCGGAATGGAGATCGCTAATCCTTTTATGCAAAACTTAAATGATTTAGGTGCTGCAGGTTTTGCGATGATGATTCCTTTACTTTCTGGGTATATTGCAAATTCATTAGCAGGGAAACCTGGTCTAGTTCCGGGAATGATTTTAGGGTTTGTAGCAAATAATCCAATCGGTGAAGGTCAAGTCAAGACCGGTTTTCTTGGAGCCATGATTATGGGTGTTGCTGCAGGTTATTTTGTTCGCTGGTGCAAAACTTGGAAAGTTCCGTCTACCATCAAAACGATCATGCCTATCTTGATCGTACCAGTAGTTACGACTTTTGTACTTGGAATGTTCTATATTTATGTAATTTCTGTACCAATTGGTTTAGCAATGGATTGGTTGGTTAAAGTTCTTGGTCAAATGCAGGGTGGTAGTGCTCTTATTTTAGGATTGATTCTAGGTGCAATGACAGCAGTTGATATGGGGGGACCAATTAACAAGACAGCGACTGCCTTTACATTAGCATTGATGGCTGAAGGTGTGTATGGACCAAATGGTGCCCACCGTATTGCCTGTGCAATCCCACCATTGGCTATGGCAATTTCGACATTTATTGACCAGAAAAAATATACTGCTGAAGATAAAGATTTAGGAATTTCAGCATTCTTTATGTCATTAATTGGTATTACAGAAGGTGCAATTCCGTTTGCGGCAAAAGATATCAAACGAGTTCTGCCAGCAATTATTATCGGAAGTGCTGTAGGTGGTGCAATGGGGATGGCAACAGGAGTAGAAGCATTAGTGCCTCACGGAGGATTTATTATCTTACCGGTTGTGAATGGTAAATTGTGGTACGCTCTTTCCATCATTGTCGGAGCAGCTATTTCAGCGGGTATCCTTCATTTTACAAAACCAAGCTTAGTTGATGAAAAAAGAAAGAAAAAAGAAGAGAACACAGAACAAGTAGAAGTAGCAAAATAG
- a CDS encoding type II toxin-antitoxin system RelE/ParE family toxin has product MKEYTLVYSKSFQTSLETIIEEWENELALSPASIKRFVGAIQKALELTKNFPTMHEEVSEIYGMDIPTYRIVIGKSYALFYRIDHEKKEILVGRIFQSKQMKLGF; this is encoded by the coding sequence ATGAAAGAGTACACGCTAGTTTATTCTAAAAGTTTCCAGACCAGCCTTGAAACGATAATAGAAGAATGGGAAAATGAGCTTGCTCTTTCTCCAGCCAGCATAAAAAGATTTGTAGGTGCGATCCAGAAGGCTTTAGAACTAACCAAAAATTTTCCAACTATGCATGAGGAAGTTTCCGAAATCTATGGAATGGATATCCCAACATATCGGATCGTGATCGGCAAAAGCTATGCCTTATTTTATCGGATCGACCATGAAAAAAAAGAGATACTTGTAGGACGTATTTTCCAATCTAAACAAATGAAACTAGGCTTTTAA
- a CDS encoding PTS sugar transporter subunit IIA: MKCYIEELEVIKVENVQKSDKGVITPDLILLNSDLADQDEVIRHIVEAAEFVGYVEDADELYQAVRKRESEVPTAIGYDIAIPHGKTEAVLHPFIAFLRVNKAFQWTKENEEMVRLVFLIGVPQNSEGKMHLKFISQLSKKLLDDDFRDKLLSETDKNKIYEQLSSIEI; encoded by the coding sequence ATGAAATGTTATATAGAAGAATTGGAAGTGATTAAAGTGGAAAATGTTCAGAAAAGTGATAAAGGAGTTATTACTCCGGATTTGATTTTATTAAATAGTGATTTAGCTGATCAAGATGAAGTGATCCGACATATCGTCGAGGCAGCTGAATTTGTTGGCTATGTCGAAGATGCAGATGAACTGTATCAAGCAGTAAGAAAACGTGAGTCTGAAGTTCCGACTGCGATCGGGTATGACATCGCGATTCCCCATGGGAAAACCGAAGCTGTATTGCATCCATTCATCGCCTTTTTACGAGTAAATAAAGCTTTTCAATGGACAAAAGAAAATGAAGAAATGGTTCGCCTCGTCTTTTTGATTGGTGTTCCACAAAACAGCGAAGGCAAGATGCATCTAAAATTTATCTCGCAATTAAGCAAGAAATTACTAGATGATGATTTTAGAGATAAGTTATTGAGTGAAACAGATAAAAATAAAATATATGAACAGTTGAGTTCAATTGAAATTTAA
- a CDS encoding AbrB/MazE/SpoVT family DNA-binding domain-containing protein — MGKELKVRKIGNSVGVILPSSLGLKSGDTIQAKQEGNLFILDTTQIAKEHDRKLIEESFQDFEKGLTVSEIEMVKAFGKYGWSE; from the coding sequence ATGGGAAAAGAACTAAAGGTTAGAAAGATCGGCAATAGCGTGGGAGTGATCCTTCCAAGCTCTCTTGGATTAAAAAGCGGAGACACTATCCAAGCCAAACAAGAAGGCAACTTATTCATATTAGATACTACTCAAATAGCAAAAGAACACGATCGCAAATTGATTGAAGAAAGTTTCCAAGACTTTGAGAAAGGTTTAACAGTTTCAGAAATTGAAATGGTAAAAGCTTTCGGAAAATACGGCTGGAGTGAATAG
- a CDS encoding AbrB/MazE/SpoVT family DNA-binding domain-containing protein, whose amino-acid sequence MITKTRKQGNSIMLTVPKDFNVPNGVEVEAKLVENGILYEFVEPQKEFYDFSEDILSDIIAEGYDKDEILVEFKNRKNKMHSSFRDIAEDTLTNSKVMTKEELATEIGL is encoded by the coding sequence ATGATTACAAAAACAAGAAAACAAGGCAATTCAATCATGTTGACAGTACCTAAAGATTTTAATGTTCCTAATGGAGTCGAAGTTGAAGCAAAGTTGGTAGAGAATGGTATTCTTTATGAATTTGTTGAACCACAAAAAGAATTTTATGATTTTAGCGAAGATATTTTGTCTGATATAATTGCAGAAGGCTACGATAAAGATGAGATTCTTGTAGAATTTAAGAATAGAAAAAACAAAATGCATTCTTCCTTTAGAGATATTGCTGAAGATACACTTACTAATTCTAAAGTAATGACTAAAGAGGAGTTGGCAACAGAAATTGGCTTATGA
- a CDS encoding PTS fructose transporter subunit IIB, which yields MKIVAVTACPTGIAHTYMAQEAIEKECRKRGHEVQVETQGSMGIENQLEQEDIDQADVLILAVAIDVEDSERFEEKIEMGKTLNVEPGNMIKYPAKYIDEAEKL from the coding sequence ATGAAAATAGTAGCAGTTACAGCATGTCCAACAGGGATCGCTCATACGTATATGGCACAAGAAGCGATCGAAAAAGAATGCCGAAAACGCGGACATGAAGTCCAAGTCGAAACTCAAGGTAGCATGGGAATTGAAAATCAGCTAGAACAAGAAGACATTGATCAAGCAGACGTCTTAATTTTAGCAGTTGCTATCGATGTAGAGGATAGCGAACGTTTTGAAGAAAAAATAGAGATGGGGAAAACCTTAAACGTAGAGCCTGGTAATATGATCAAATACCCTGCCAAATATATTGATGAAGCAGAAAAATTATAA
- a CDS encoding IS6-like element IS1216 family transposase, protein MNLFKGKQFQQDVIIVAVGYYLRYNLSYREVQEILYDRGINVSHTTIYRWVQEYGKLLYQIWKKKNKKSFYSWKMDETYIKIKGKWYYLYRAIGADGLTLDIWLRKKRDTQAAYAFLKRLVKQFDEPKVVVTDKAPSITSAFKKLKEYGFYQGTEHRTIKYLNNLIEQDHRPVKKRNKFYRSLRTASTTIKGMEAIRGLYKKTRKEGTLFGFSVCTEIKVLLGIPA, encoded by the coding sequence ATGAATCTTTTTAAAGGAAAGCAATTTCAGCAGGATGTGATTATTGTAGCCGTGGGCTACTATCTTCGTTATAACCTTAGCTATCGTGAAGTTCAAGAAATCTTATATGATCGTGGCATTAACGTTTCTCATACGACGATTTATCGTTGGGTGCAAGAATATGGCAAACTACTCTATCAAATTTGGAAAAAGAAAAATAAAAAATCCTTTTATTCATGGAAAATGGATGAAACGTACATCAAAATTAAAGGAAAATGGTATTATTTGTATCGAGCCATCGGTGCAGATGGTTTAACCTTGGATATTTGGTTACGTAAAAAACGGGACACACAAGCAGCCTATGCTTTTCTTAAGCGGTTAGTGAAGCAGTTTGATGAACCGAAGGTTGTAGTCACAGATAAAGCCCCCTCTATTACAAGTGCCTTTAAGAAACTAAAAGAATACGGCTTTTATCAAGGGACAGAACATCGTACCATTAAATACCTGAATAATTTGATTGAACAAGACCATCGTCCAGTAAAGAAACGCAATAAATTCTATCGAAGTTTACGCACTGCCTCTACCACGATTAAAGGCATGGAAGCCATTCGAGGATTATATAAGAAAACCCGAAAAGAAGGCACTCTCTTCGGGTTTTCGGTCTGTACTGAAATCAAGGTATTATTGGGAATCCCAGCTTAA
- a CDS encoding HAD family hydrolase: MATVIFDVDDTLYDQLVPFKQAYEKNFSFRNILIEELFSLSRRYSDQVFDKTTKGLLSLSDMQIYRIRNAFKHFGVAITDEQGRNFQIDYQMNQERIRLLPEMKDALNSCSKNGIQLGIITNGPADHQMKKIKALGLNKWIPDTNIFVSGKLGFSKPDLKIFQYAEKAMRLNRETTYYVGDSFVNDIIGAKKAGWKAVWVNRRNSTKTDCDIIPDYIVNNHETMNRFIDSLICIEKQSF, from the coding sequence ATGGCGACAGTCATTTTTGATGTTGATGACACACTGTATGATCAGTTAGTTCCATTTAAACAAGCGTATGAGAAAAATTTTTCGTTTAGGAATATTCTAATTGAAGAGCTCTTTTCTTTGAGTCGGAGGTACAGTGATCAAGTTTTTGATAAGACAACCAAAGGCTTGCTATCCCTTAGCGACATGCAAATTTATCGCATTCGCAATGCCTTCAAACATTTTGGGGTAGCGATTACGGATGAGCAGGGAAGAAATTTTCAAATCGATTATCAAATGAATCAAGAAAGAATTCGATTATTACCTGAAATGAAAGATGCACTTAATAGTTGTTCAAAGAATGGTATTCAGTTAGGGATTATTACTAATGGACCTGCCGATCATCAAATGAAAAAGATAAAAGCGTTAGGACTAAACAAATGGATACCAGACACAAACATCTTTGTATCTGGAAAGCTCGGCTTTTCAAAACCGGATTTGAAAATATTTCAATATGCTGAAAAGGCCATGAGGCTAAATAGAGAGACTACTTATTATGTAGGAGACTCCTTTGTGAATGACATTATTGGTGCCAAAAAAGCTGGTTGGAAAGCTGTATGGGTCAATCGTAGAAATTCTACTAAAACTGATTGTGATATAATCCCAGATTATATCGTTAATAATCATGAAACTATGAACCGTTTTATTGATTCTCTTATATGCATAGAAAAACAATCTTTCTGA
- a CDS encoding BglG family transcription antiterminator, with the protein MLTKRQKKLLELLVRQSAFKTVDYFASKLGVSKRTTHSELGIIEEYLQSSGEYLEKKRGVGIALKRFKEVEGIENKKEESDLYNTFNRRIEIMSTLLFDEKVVSFNNLSERFMVSKTSIIKDFEFIMKILNVGSSIKLCSDVHGTSLLGTEEDVQKALLQFNRYLLNNSELYDEDFAEKIKLLSPYYGENLISACSNILYTYIRENVNAISDYYVQNILNIFIILVFRVFKGHHIEEIKKSEANVATVFFEESAVRLLHKSALRLGFSYTNEDVQYLSLQLISNRFEPLPEEEIDSVIVELLLSRVSAALNINFASDQKLEEQLKNHIPPMIYRLRTNNKTENPFTLQIKNEFSLTFNVIWVVLSEYERELGLSFNEDEIAFLTMYFQAAIERARLNRKILIVCQMGIATSELLINRIKNVLPSFDSFEVASVSELEQMTLEDYDMIISTIKIDIPKKEVILVSPFLTKEDIERIKYSNSLPASENKVLEFVRAHHLMKFVTKDLIYVNTNFSSKEELIDQVGERLIQRNYVSPSFRQTVLEREELGGTDLPSGTAVPHGNSTYVNKTIIVVVKNKKKFKWNKYYVDLIFLICIAKQDTFQTRNILSDIYNIIDNNEHLKQLRDSTTNEMLYRRIGSD; encoded by the coding sequence ATGCTTACAAAAAGACAAAAAAAATTATTAGAGTTATTAGTGCGACAAAGTGCCTTTAAAACAGTCGATTATTTTGCAAGCAAATTGGGTGTTTCAAAAAGAACGACGCACAGCGAATTAGGGATCATTGAAGAATATCTCCAGAGCTCGGGAGAATATCTTGAGAAAAAGCGCGGAGTTGGTATTGCGCTAAAACGTTTCAAGGAAGTTGAGGGAATCGAGAATAAGAAAGAGGAAAGTGATCTTTACAATACATTCAACCGAAGAATTGAGATCATGAGTACCTTGTTATTCGATGAAAAGGTGGTTAGCTTCAACAATTTATCGGAAAGATTTATGGTGAGTAAAACTTCAATTATTAAAGATTTTGAATTCATTATGAAAATATTGAATGTTGGATCAAGTATCAAGCTGTGCAGCGATGTTCATGGCACGTCATTATTGGGGACAGAGGAAGACGTTCAAAAAGCATTGCTGCAGTTTAATCGCTATTTACTTAATAATTCAGAACTATACGATGAGGATTTTGCCGAAAAAATTAAATTATTAAGTCCATACTATGGCGAAAATTTGATCAGTGCTTGTTCGAATATTTTGTATACCTATATTCGAGAAAATGTAAACGCTATTTCTGACTATTATGTGCAAAACATCTTGAACATTTTTATTATTCTAGTTTTTCGGGTTTTCAAAGGTCATCACATCGAGGAAATAAAAAAATCTGAGGCCAATGTGGCAACAGTTTTCTTTGAGGAAAGTGCTGTTCGTTTGTTGCATAAATCAGCTTTACGTTTGGGGTTTTCTTATACGAACGAAGATGTTCAATACTTATCATTGCAACTGATCTCTAATCGATTTGAACCTTTGCCAGAGGAAGAAATAGATAGTGTGATTGTTGAACTATTACTTTCGAGAGTTTCGGCTGCACTGAATATCAACTTTGCCAGTGATCAAAAGTTGGAGGAACAGTTAAAAAATCATATTCCCCCAATGATTTATCGTTTAAGGACGAACAACAAAACGGAGAACCCATTTACCTTACAAATAAAAAACGAATTCTCTTTAACCTTCAATGTTATTTGGGTGGTACTAAGTGAATATGAACGGGAATTAGGGCTTAGTTTTAATGAGGATGAAATTGCCTTTTTGACAATGTATTTCCAAGCTGCAATCGAACGCGCACGATTAAATCGAAAAATCTTGATTGTTTGTCAAATGGGGATTGCAACTTCGGAACTGCTGATAAATCGAATCAAAAATGTTTTACCATCATTTGACTCATTTGAAGTAGCCTCTGTGTCGGAATTGGAACAGATGACTCTTGAAGACTATGACATGATTATCTCAACCATTAAGATAGATATTCCTAAAAAGGAAGTTATTTTGGTTTCACCATTTTTAACGAAAGAAGATATAGAACGAATTAAGTATTCAAACTCGCTTCCAGCGTCTGAGAATAAGGTTCTAGAATTTGTGCGAGCGCATCATCTGATGAAATTTGTTACGAAAGATCTTATTTATGTGAATACCAACTTTTCTTCTAAAGAAGAGCTGATCGATCAAGTCGGTGAAAGACTGATACAGAGGAATTACGTAAGCCCATCATTTAGACAAACAGTCCTAGAGCGTGAAGAGTTGGGCGGTACTGATTTACCTTCTGGCACCGCTGTCCCTCACGGGAATTCGACATACGTCAATAAAACGATCATTGTTGTAGTCAAAAACAAAAAGAAATTTAAATGGAATAAATATTATGTCGATTTGATTTTTTTAATTTGTATTGCGAAACAGGATACCTTTCAGACACGGAATATTTTGTCAGATATCTATAACATCATTGATAACAATGAGCACTTAAAGCAATTGCGGGATTCAACGACAAATGAAATGTTATATAGAAGAATTGGAAGTGATTAA